One Mercurialis annua linkage group LG3, ddMerAnnu1.2, whole genome shotgun sequence DNA window includes the following coding sequences:
- the LOC126671942 gene encoding rust resistance kinase Lr10-like has translation MGIIISASGQVQTFDQSSYLVRKWQPSCSNTSYGSLPPHLIIQIKPVTQIQHNPLHKNHFFLMNLSSIYILPLLFLITHGKSFNLCQETRCRSNGPPIRFPFRIKNKQPDLCGYPGFDLSCTESKHTLLELPNSVKLYIDRIDYVSQVLYTYDPNNCLPKQILNFKLSNTPYKYGYFIQSDYYLFNCSSLDRNEYVRMPCLSVPGYDVYAFIAETNVMFTDLAFCTKMYNVSSVPLEFVSSDNVLQLNWTRPGCGICEGQGMNCKFRENSTRFETECVEKPKGPSRVGFKLMISGIVIGSVLLVVAAVVVFRIYSSDRAEKENQKRIEKFLGDYKAMKPARYLYSDIKRITNNFKDKLGQGAYGSVFKGSLSSDIFVAVKVLNSSTGNGEEFINEVGTMGRIHHVNVVRLVGFCADGFRRALVYEYLPNESLQKSIFSNDDKDIPLGWEKLQDIALGVAKGIEYLHQGCDQRILHFDIKPHNILLDENFNPKISDFGLAKLCAKDQSAISMTTARGTMGYIAPEVFSRNFGNVSYKSDVYSFGMVLLDMVSGRKNVDVDDTKVYFPEWVYNRLDKGEELRIRIKEEVDEKIAKKLIFVGLWCIQWHPMDRPSMKAVVQMLEGEDNKLITMPPNPFGSADASFVSAGMGVNMARRHLHQDLAVISETETE, from the exons ATGGGAATTATTATATCAGCAAGTGGGCAAGTTCAAACCTTTGACCAGTCATCTTATCTTGTAAGAAAATGGCAACCAAGCTGTTCAAATACAAGCTATGGATCACTCCCACCACACCTGATCATTCAAATCAAACCAGTTACTCAAATTCAACACAACCCACTTCATAAAAATCATTTCTTTCTTATGAATCTCTCTTCAATTTACATTTTACCGCTCCTTTTCCTTATCACCCATGGAAAAAGCTTCAATCTTTGCCAAGAAACAAGATGCAGAAGCAATGGCCCTCCGATTCGATTTCCTTTCAGAATCAAGAACAAACAACCAGACCTCTGTGGCTATCCCGGGTTCGATCTATCTTGCACAGAATCAAAACATACATTACTTGAGCTGCCAAATTCAGTCAAGCTCTACATTGACAGAATTGACTATGTTTCTCAGGTTCTTTACACTTATGATCCCAACAATTGTCTTCCAAAACAAATCTTGAACTTCAAGTTATCTAATACTCCTTACAAATACGGATATTTTATTCAGTCTGATTACTATTTGTTTAATTGTTCGTCTTTAGATAGAAATGAATACGTGCGTATGCCTTGTCTTAGTGTTCCTGGTTATGATGTTTATGCATTTATTGCTGAGACTAATGTTATGTTTACTGATCTTGCGTTTTGTACCAAGATGTATAATGTTTCTTCGGTTCCTTTGGAGTTTGTGAGCAGTGATAATGTTCTTCAGTTGAATTGGACTAGACCAGGTTGTGGGATTTGTGAAGGACAGGGTATGAATTGTAAGTTTAGGGAGAATAGTACTAGATTTGAGACTGAGTGTGTTGAGAAACCGAAAGGACCTAGTCGCGTCGGATTCAAGTTGATGATTTCAG GTATTGTTATAGGTTCCGTTCTTCTTGTGGTAGCTGCGGTTGTAGTTTTTCGTATCTACAGCTCAGATAGagcagaaaaagaaaatcaaaaaaggATTGAAAAGTTTCTTGGGGATTACAAAGCTATGAAGCCAGCTAGATATTTGTATTCTGATATCAAAAGGATTACCAATAACTTTAAGGACAAGTTAGGTCAAGGAGCATACGGATCAGTGTTTAAAGGAAGCCTTTCTAGTGATATCTTTGTGGCTGTTAAAGTTCTCAACAGTTCAACAGGAAATGGAGAAGAGTTCATTAATGAAGTAGGAACAATGGGCAGAATTCACCATGTCAACGTGGTTCGCTTGGTCGGGTTTTGTGCTGATGGATTTCGAAGAGCTTTAGTTTACGAATATTTACCAAATGAATCGCTTCAGAAATCCATATTCTCAAATGATGACAAGGATATTCCTCTTGGTTGGGAGAAGCTTCAAGATATCGCTCTTGGTGTAGCCAAAGGAATCGAATATCTTCACCAAGGATGCGATCAACGTATACTCCACTTCGACATCAAGCCTCACAATATATTGTTGGATGAAAATTTCAACCCGAAAATTTCTGATTTTGGTCTGGCCAAGTTGTGCGCCAAGGATCAGAGTGCGATTTCCATGACCACTGCTCGTGGCACGATGGGCTACATAGCTCCTGAAGTGTTCTCTAGAAACTTTGGGAATGTGTCTTATAAATCAGATGTTTATAGTTTCGGAATGGTGTTGCTCGACATGGTCAGCGGAAGGAAGAATGTAGATGTTGATGACACTAAAGTCTACTTTCCAGAGTGGGTATATAATCGTTTGGATAAAGGAGAAGAGTTAAGGATCAGGATCAAAGAAGAAGTAGATGAAAAGATTGCAAAGAAGCTCATATTTGTGGGACTCTGGTGCATACAATGGCACCCCATGGATCGTCCTTCAATGAAGGCTGTAGTTCAAATGCTGGAAGGAGAAGATAATAAACTAATAACAATGCCTCCTAATCCATTTGGCTCTGCAGATGCTTCATTTGTTTCTGCAGGAATGGGTGTAAATATGGCAAGGAGGCATCTACACCAAGACTTGGCAGTGATATCTGAAACTGAAACCGAGTGA
- the LOC126671944 gene encoding rust resistance kinase Lr10-like has product MSRSNLFFSVIPTLVSVVVLVLVLELSTKLCNAQMNHICPPSSCGQIHNISYPLRLKTDPQHCGFPSYELSCENNQTVLYLYSGKYYVQAIDYSNSSLRIVDAAISKDDCSSLPQFSMTGSNFSHTDPYTNVERWWDYDYNTTPERNKVVTFLKCANPVNSLMYVDAGVCRSEEFSYVIDNFTSVADVVNSCRIDLMVLSAAVARVGSNVSVLDVRNDLAFGFRIWWDHITYVTCKGKEYGYRDYEWFRPDCSEGFTLRDLIDQIRAARWLILMIIGALVATKHILCTPCVLAFLVYTWSRRHVSMYDSIEEFLQNQNDQLGPVRYSYSAIRKMTNGFKDKLGEGGYGSVYKGKLRSGRFAAVKILGKSSANGQDFINEVASIGQVHHINVVQLIGFCAEGSKRALVYDFMPNGSLDKYVLSRETNIHLSWKKMHEVALGVARGIDYLHRGCKIQILHFDIKPHNILLDENFVPKVSDFGLAKLQATSDSNVTLTAARGTIGYIAPELFYKNIGGVSYKADVYSFGMLLMEMVGKKNNSNAEAEHSSQTYFPNWVYNEIIDGKVELENATEDEETLAKKMITVALWCIQMKPSDRPSMNKVVKMLEEDLESLPIPSKPALWPEQTVCENEEDEYTGDTWSSSILPSASETSSLLTNSY; this is encoded by the exons ATGTCAAGATCAAATCTTTTTTTCTCTGTGATCCCGACCCTTGTTTCTGTTGttgttcttgttcttgttcttgAATTATCCACCAAACTATGCAATGCCCAGATGAACCATATCTGTCCACCTTCTTCTTGCGGCCAAATCCACAACATTTCTTACCCTCTAAGATTAAAAACTGACCCCCAACACTGTGGCTTCCCATCATATGAACTTTCTTGTGAAAACAATCAAACAGTTTTATACTTATACTCCGGAAAATACTATGTTCAAGCCATAGATTACTCTAATTCCTCACTTAGAATAGTTGATGCTGCTATATCTAAAGATGACTGCTCTTCACTTCCTCAGTTTTCAATGACTGGCTCTAATTTCAGCCATACGGATCCATATACTAATGTAGAAAGATGGTGGGATTATGATTATAACACGACACCGGAGCGTAATAAGGTTGTAACTTTCTTGAAATGTGCTAACCCTGTGAATTCTTTAATGTATGTGGACGCTGGGGTTTGTAGGAGTGAGGAGTTTTCTTATGTTATTGATAATTTTACTAGTGTAGCTGATGTAGTGAATTCTTGTAGAATTGATTTGATGGTTTTGTCAGCTGCAGTAGCTAGAGTTGGTAGTAATGTTTCGGTTCTTGATGTTCGTAATGATTTGGCATTCGGGTTTCGTATTTGGTGGGATCATATTACTTATGTGACTTGTAAAGGAAAGGAATATGGATATCGGGATTATGAGTGGTTCAGGCCTGACTGCTCAGAAG GGTTCACTCTGAGAGATTTAATAGACCAAATCAGAG CGGCCCGCTGGCTCATCTTGATGATTATTG GAGCGCTTGTTGCGACAAAACACATCCTCTGCACTCCTTGTGTGTTGGCATTCTTGGTCTACACATGGTCGAGGAGGCATGTATCAATGTACGACAGCATAGAAGAATtccttcaaaatcaaaatgacCAGCTTGGTCCAGTAAGGTATTCTTATTCAGCTATTCGGAAAATGACCAACGGCTTTAAGGATAAGTTGGGCGAAGGAGGGTACGGTTCTGTATATAAAGGAAAGCTTCGCAGTGGCCGTTTTGCAGCAGTAAAGATATTAGGCAAGTCAAGCGCAAATGGCCAAGATTTTATCAACGAAGTGGCATCCATCGGACAGGTTCACCACATCAATGTAGTACAACTGATTGGTTTTTGTGCCGAGGGATCAAAACGCGCTCTTGTATACGATTTCATGCCTAATGGATCTCTCGATAAATATGTTTTATCTCGAGAAACGAATATCCATTTGAGTTGGAAAAAGATGCACGAGGTAGCACTTGGAGTTGCTCGTGGCATTGATTATCTTCACCGAGGCTGTAAGATACAAATTTTGCATTTTGACATCAAACCTCATAACATCCTCCTCGATGAGAATTTCGTTCCAAAAGTTTCGGATTTCGGACTTGCCAAACTCCAGGCAACAAGTGACAGCAATGTGACACTTACTGCAGCAAGAGGAACAATTGGATACATAGCACCCGAATTGTTCTACAAAAACATCGGGGGTGTTTCATACAAAGCCGATGTCTATAGTTTCGGAATGTTATTAATGGAAATGGTGGGAAAGAAAAACAACTCAAATGCAGAAGCAGAACATTCCAGCCAAACATACTTCCCAAACTGGGTCTACAACGAAATCATCGACGGAAAAGTTGAACTCGAAAACGCTACAGAGGACGAAGAAACGTTGGCCAAGAAGATGATAACAGTAGCATTATGGTGTATACAAATGAAGCCTAGTGATCGTCCTTCAATGAACAAAGTTGTAAAAATGCTTGAAGAAGATTTGGAAAGCTTACCAATACCTTCTAAGCCTGCTCTTTGGCCAGAACAAACAGTATGTGAAAATGAAGAGGATGAGTATACAGGTGATACATGGTCATCTTCTATATTACCATCTGCTTCTGAAACAAGTAGTTTACTTACGAATTCATATTGA